One genomic region from Branchiostoma lanceolatum isolate klBraLanc5 chromosome 7, klBraLanc5.hap2, whole genome shotgun sequence encodes:
- the LOC136438967 gene encoding low-density lipoprotein receptor-related protein 12-like, with product MEKSEGGGRLGGTGRRLPGWKTWLVLFFSTVLQVSRVCGEDRDILASSSRAGREVCTDEKRHGPRGRILSPNYPLSYPSSTECNWYINANPDDVITISFEDFDLEAAENCGYDSLEIGPVVSAGEQYVKYCGSYDPVPPPFLSTRDHAYVKFYSDPSTVGRGFALTYITGPQNVASCQQDEFHCDNGKCVLSSWSCNGMDECGDNSDEKGCTDIHPPTPPPHVSPCGADQYMCVALHTGRDACFWDFTRCDGKQDCEDGQDEHDCGSIIHCGGILSNTSGAFSSPNYPHDYQNNMSCDWIITIPNMVGVVIQLRFVDFALENSPATDYVTVYDGDNEDEDELGVYYGSNPSIGVIESSGPHMLVRFHSDNFGTNRGFLASYQIKGQCLPFQEPCADHSTCFSSEDRCDGIWVCRDGTDEKGCDSCGTGEVPCGGPSKRCYPEGHHCNGEPFCDGGRDETHCDSCSPAEGTFHCRNRRCIYEKWVCDSQDDCGDGSDEEGCRVYVSEKVITAAVIGSIVCGLLLVIALGCTCKLYALRLQDDPRYQATRFDTPMMRLQHELNRREAPPSYHVAVASHGPRQFQEAHTAFTQHVQAAMNMRPGRRLQQMRQFLRRSRSSESTSTTQAVITGESQERIALTVTRSSESMQSTVSDRVEVTRQADGSLRIRASISSAGNSDSEDTDNETNRIIGESEPPMGAAAAIPEFQAPPISKSDFLPPSPPMFPPVSAAALPSTSRQEEDQQSRGSRSSSDSELLDLGADVANGTATVIIHSSSQPFSQISTGDGRSFQVHEAPNLNSNGGDRSEDDDVRSSRSQSMESVSSEGSVGFHVDNGQLPLLQQTGDESC from the exons ATGGAAAAGtcggagggaggggggcgactaGGCGGAACCGGGCGTAGACTTCCGGGTTGGAAGACATGGCTTGTTCTTTTCTTCTCAACAG TCCTGCAGGTCTCAAGAGTCTGTGGGGAGGATCGGGACATCCTAGCCTCCTCCAGCAGGGCGGGCAGAGAAGTCTGTACAGATGAGAAACGTCATGGGCCCCGCGGCCGCATCCTCAGCCCTAACTATCCCCTCAGCTATCCCAGCAGCACTGAGTGCAACTGGTACATCAACGCAAACCCCGACGATGTCATCACTATAAG CTTTGAAGACTTTGACCTTGAAGCAGCTGAGAACTGCGGATACGACAGCCTGGAGATAGGCCCAGTAGTGTCCGCGGGGGAGCAGTATGTGAAATACTGCGGCAGCTACGATCCTGTCCCGCCACCGTTCCTGTCCACCCGCGATCACGCCTATGTCAAGTTCTATAGCGATCCAAgcactgtggggagggggttcGCACTGACATACATAACAG GTCCCCAGAATGTAGCAAGCTGTCAGCAGGATGAGTTCCACTGTGACAATGGGAAGTGTGTGCTGAGTTCATGGTCCTGTAACGGCATGGATGAATGTGGGGACAACTCAGATGAAAAAGGATGCACAG ACATACACCCTCCCACCCCTCCCCCTCATGTGTCTCCATGTGGTGCTGACCAGTACATGTGTGTGGCCCTGCACACCGGTAGAGACGCCTGTTTCTGGGACTTCACACGCTGCGACGGAAAACAGGACTGTGAGGATGGGCAGGACGAGCACGACTGTG GGAGTATCATCCATTGTGGCGGAATCCTGAGCAATACATCGGGGGCTTTCTCCTCTCCCAACTATCCCCATGACTATCAGAACAACATGAGCTGTGATTGGATAATTACCATTCCAAATATG GTTGGTGTCGTCATCCAGCTGAGATTTGTAGATTTTGCTCTTGAGAACAGCCCAGCCACTGACTATGTCACTGTGTATGACGGGGACAATGAAGATGAG GATGAGCTAGGTGTGTACTATGGCAGCAACCCTTCCATTGGTGTGATTGAGTCATCAGGGCCTCATATGTTGGTCAGATTTCACTCTGACAACTTTGGGACCAACAGGGGCTTCCTGGCAAGTTACCAGATTAAAG GTCAGTGTTTACCATTCCAAGAGCCATGTGCAGACCACAGCACCTGTTTCAGCTCCGAGGACAGGTGCGATGGCATCTGGGTGTGCCGAGATGGTACAGATGAAAAAGGCTGTG ATTCCTGTGGAACTGGAGAGGTTCCATGCGGGGGCCCGTCCAAACGCTGCTACCCTGAGGGACACCACTGCAATGGGGAACCCTTCTGTGATGGCGGGAGGGATGAAACTCACTGTG ACTCCTGCAGCCCAGCAGAAGGAACGTTCCACTGCCGCAACAGGAGGTGCATCTACGAGAAGTGGGTGTGTGACTCTCAGGACGACTGTGGGGACGGCTCAGACGAGGAAGGCTGCAGAG TGTACGTGTCGGAGAAAGTGATCACAGCTGCTGTGATTGGCTCAATTGTGTGCGGCCTGCTACTGGTCATCGCTCTTGGCTGTACATGCAAGCTGTACGCCCTCCGGCTGCAAGATGATCCACGCTACCAAGCCAC CCGGTTTGACACACCGATGATGCGGCTGCAGCACGAGTTGAACCGCCGGGAGGCACCGCCCTCCTACCACGTCGCAGTGGCGTCTCACGGACCTCGGCAGTTTCAGGAGGCCCACACGGCGTTCACCCAGCACGTGCAGGCGGCCATGAACATGAGGCCGGGGCGGCGGCTACAACAGATGAGGCAGTTCCTACGCCGCAGCCGTAGCAGCGAGTCCACGAGCACCACCCAGGCCGTCATCACGGGAGAGAGCCAGGAACGGATAGCGCTCACGGTCACCCGATCCAGCGAGAGCATGCAGAGCACGGTGAGCGACAGGGTGGAAGTCACCCGACAGGCGGACGGGTCACTCAGAATCCGCGCATCGATCAGCTCGGCGGGAAACTCTGATTCCGAAGACACCGACAACGAAACCAACAGAATCATCGGGGAGAGTGAACCCCCCATGGGTGCTGCTGCTGCTATCCCAGAGTTCCAAGCACCACCCATCAGCAAGTCTGatttcctgcccccctccccacccatgTTTCCACCAGTCAGTGCTGCTGCTCTGCCATCCACATCTCGGCAAGAGGAAGATCAACAGAGTCGTGGTAGCAGAAGCTCCAGTGACTCGGAACTGTTGGATTTAGGGGCTGACGTGGCCAACGGCACTGCAACTGTCATCATTCACTCGAGCAGCCAACCCTTCTCCCAAATATCTACAGGAGACGGAAGAAGCTTTCAAGTTCACGAAGCTCCAAATCTCAACAGCAATGGAGGAGATAGAAGTGAGGATGACGACGTCAGAAGCTCACGTTCGCAATCTATGGAGTCCGTCAGTTCAGAGGGGTCGGTGGGATTCCATGTCGACAACGGACAACTGCCACTTCTACAGCAGACAGGAGACGAAAGCTGTTAG